One window of Athalia rosae chromosome 4, iyAthRosa1.1, whole genome shotgun sequence genomic DNA carries:
- the LOC105692714 gene encoding uncharacterized protein LOC105692714 isoform X2, with the protein MITLRIIIALNCLTVSVFCLTAGEIEAQKSGWNLTPNTQYHIQTDEGPERYFRFQTLNGQYRKEKRLADGTVIGTEGWLDPLGYLRIKDYIADSQGYRILRSKMVYVGKERPIQDAVAISKKVPAQSGVLAKPRRPVNPFRQPALADLPGNSIVEANTVAPLRPTASSAVRNPVGFQYLHPSTPSPEISPPLRAPIAATPSPFRERTPLQNLEDGYSQPNTNHLPNYQFQSPYQSPYQSPYPYHIPEPSVVYQAPLYGEKYPRPGDSVIYQSPSNSVSQHYQTSESQAYPQASQPGYGSSLNKSYPESGSRTGNIIRGSVNYPAGEKGKVNPEFPEYDGTHTVKDGFQYYLKTHYHEEEQKQPNEDEKIGSFGYIDPFGIRRVIYYKADAQHGFIHKKNNRYVGFQATPYDPQLPTRS; encoded by the exons aTGATTACCCTAAGGATTATTATAGCGCTAAATTGCCTGACG GTTTCGGTCTTCTGCTTAACCGCAGGGGAAATTGAAGCACAAAAAAGCGGTTGGAATTTAACCCCGAACACCCAGTACCACATCCAAACCGACGAAGGGCCTGAACGTTATTTCCGGTTCCAAACTCTCAATGGACAATaccggaaggaaaaaagactCGCCGATGGAACCGTCATCGGCACAGAGGGATGGTTGGATCCCTTGGGATACTTACGCATCAAGGACTACATAGCGGACTCCCAAGGATACAGAATATTGCG GTCCAAAATGGTCTACGTCGGTAAGGAAAGACCGATTCAGGATGCGGTCGCGATTTCCAAGAAGGTACCAGCCCAGAGTGGAGTCCTAGCGAAACCTAGAAGACCGGTCAATCCATtcag GCAACCCGCACTCGCTGATTTGCCGGGCAACAGCATCGTCGAGGCGAATACGGTAGCGCCTTTGAGACCAACCGCTTCATCGGCTGTTCGTAATCCCGTAGGTTTTCAATACCTGCATCCCTCGACACCGTCGCCGGAAATATCTCCGCCGTTGCGCGCTCCAATTGCAGCGACCCCTTCGCCCTTCAGAGAACGAACACCTCTGCAAAATTTGGAAGACGGTTATTCGCAGCCGAACACGAATCACCTACCGAATTACCAGTTCCAAAGCCCCTACCAAAGTCCCTACCAAAGTCCTTATCCTTACCACATACCAGAACCTTCCGTCGTTTACCAAGCCCCTTTGTACGGCGAAAAATATCCCCGACCCGGTGACAGTGTGATTTATCAATCGCCGAGTAATTCAGTTTCCCAGCACTACCAGACGTCGGAGTCGCAAGCTTATCCTCAAGCATCCCAGCCGGGTTACGGTTCAAGTTTGAACAAAAGCTACCCCGAGTCCGGTAGTCGAACCGGAAATATCATCCGGGGCAGTGTTAATTATCCCGCGGGAGAGAAGGGGAAAGTTAATCCAGAATTCCCGGAATACGACGGCACTCATACCGTCAAGGACGGATTTCAGTATTACTTGAAGACACATTACCACGAAGAGGAACAGAAACAGCCtaacgaggatgaaaaaattggatccTTCGGGTACATCGACCCCTTCGGTATCCGTAGAGTTATTTATTACAAGGCCGATGCACAGCACGGATTTATTCataagaaaaataaccgaTACGTCGGGTTTCAGGCGACTCCATACGACCCCCAACTACCGACTCGATcctaa
- the LOC105692714 gene encoding uncharacterized protein LOC105692714 isoform X1 has product MVTSRVALRAGGQTGAYCGWQSKCCRCRSCVITAIGSSGPSSLISGVTVSVFCLTAGEIEAQKSGWNLTPNTQYHIQTDEGPERYFRFQTLNGQYRKEKRLADGTVIGTEGWLDPLGYLRIKDYIADSQGYRILRSKMVYVGKERPIQDAVAISKKVPAQSGVLAKPRRPVNPFRQPALADLPGNSIVEANTVAPLRPTASSAVRNPVGFQYLHPSTPSPEISPPLRAPIAATPSPFRERTPLQNLEDGYSQPNTNHLPNYQFQSPYQSPYQSPYPYHIPEPSVVYQAPLYGEKYPRPGDSVIYQSPSNSVSQHYQTSESQAYPQASQPGYGSSLNKSYPESGSRTGNIIRGSVNYPAGEKGKVNPEFPEYDGTHTVKDGFQYYLKTHYHEEEQKQPNEDEKIGSFGYIDPFGIRRVIYYKADAQHGFIHKKNNRYVGFQATPYDPQLPTRS; this is encoded by the exons ATGGTCACATCGCGTGTTGCATTGCGGGCGGGCGGACAGACGGGCGCCTATTGCGGATGGCAGAGTAAGTGTTGCCGATGTCGTTCGTGTGTAATAACCGCGATCGGGTCTTCGGGTCCTTCGTCGTTGATATCGGGAGTTACG GTTTCGGTCTTCTGCTTAACCGCAGGGGAAATTGAAGCACAAAAAAGCGGTTGGAATTTAACCCCGAACACCCAGTACCACATCCAAACCGACGAAGGGCCTGAACGTTATTTCCGGTTCCAAACTCTCAATGGACAATaccggaaggaaaaaagactCGCCGATGGAACCGTCATCGGCACAGAGGGATGGTTGGATCCCTTGGGATACTTACGCATCAAGGACTACATAGCGGACTCCCAAGGATACAGAATATTGCG GTCCAAAATGGTCTACGTCGGTAAGGAAAGACCGATTCAGGATGCGGTCGCGATTTCCAAGAAGGTACCAGCCCAGAGTGGAGTCCTAGCGAAACCTAGAAGACCGGTCAATCCATtcag GCAACCCGCACTCGCTGATTTGCCGGGCAACAGCATCGTCGAGGCGAATACGGTAGCGCCTTTGAGACCAACCGCTTCATCGGCTGTTCGTAATCCCGTAGGTTTTCAATACCTGCATCCCTCGACACCGTCGCCGGAAATATCTCCGCCGTTGCGCGCTCCAATTGCAGCGACCCCTTCGCCCTTCAGAGAACGAACACCTCTGCAAAATTTGGAAGACGGTTATTCGCAGCCGAACACGAATCACCTACCGAATTACCAGTTCCAAAGCCCCTACCAAAGTCCCTACCAAAGTCCTTATCCTTACCACATACCAGAACCTTCCGTCGTTTACCAAGCCCCTTTGTACGGCGAAAAATATCCCCGACCCGGTGACAGTGTGATTTATCAATCGCCGAGTAATTCAGTTTCCCAGCACTACCAGACGTCGGAGTCGCAAGCTTATCCTCAAGCATCCCAGCCGGGTTACGGTTCAAGTTTGAACAAAAGCTACCCCGAGTCCGGTAGTCGAACCGGAAATATCATCCGGGGCAGTGTTAATTATCCCGCGGGAGAGAAGGGGAAAGTTAATCCAGAATTCCCGGAATACGACGGCACTCATACCGTCAAGGACGGATTTCAGTATTACTTGAAGACACATTACCACGAAGAGGAACAGAAACAGCCtaacgaggatgaaaaaattggatccTTCGGGTACATCGACCCCTTCGGTATCCGTAGAGTTATTTATTACAAGGCCGATGCACAGCACGGATTTATTCataagaaaaataaccgaTACGTCGGGTTTCAGGCGACTCCATACGACCCCCAACTACCGACTCGATcctaa
- the LOC105692714 gene encoding uncharacterized protein LOC105692714 isoform X3: MTRHWIFLVLVSVFCLTAGEIEAQKSGWNLTPNTQYHIQTDEGPERYFRFQTLNGQYRKEKRLADGTVIGTEGWLDPLGYLRIKDYIADSQGYRILRSKMVYVGKERPIQDAVAISKKVPAQSGVLAKPRRPVNPFRQPALADLPGNSIVEANTVAPLRPTASSAVRNPVGFQYLHPSTPSPEISPPLRAPIAATPSPFRERTPLQNLEDGYSQPNTNHLPNYQFQSPYQSPYQSPYPYHIPEPSVVYQAPLYGEKYPRPGDSVIYQSPSNSVSQHYQTSESQAYPQASQPGYGSSLNKSYPESGSRTGNIIRGSVNYPAGEKGKVNPEFPEYDGTHTVKDGFQYYLKTHYHEEEQKQPNEDEKIGSFGYIDPFGIRRVIYYKADAQHGFIHKKNNRYVGFQATPYDPQLPTRS; encoded by the exons GTTTCGGTCTTCTGCTTAACCGCAGGGGAAATTGAAGCACAAAAAAGCGGTTGGAATTTAACCCCGAACACCCAGTACCACATCCAAACCGACGAAGGGCCTGAACGTTATTTCCGGTTCCAAACTCTCAATGGACAATaccggaaggaaaaaagactCGCCGATGGAACCGTCATCGGCACAGAGGGATGGTTGGATCCCTTGGGATACTTACGCATCAAGGACTACATAGCGGACTCCCAAGGATACAGAATATTGCG GTCCAAAATGGTCTACGTCGGTAAGGAAAGACCGATTCAGGATGCGGTCGCGATTTCCAAGAAGGTACCAGCCCAGAGTGGAGTCCTAGCGAAACCTAGAAGACCGGTCAATCCATtcag GCAACCCGCACTCGCTGATTTGCCGGGCAACAGCATCGTCGAGGCGAATACGGTAGCGCCTTTGAGACCAACCGCTTCATCGGCTGTTCGTAATCCCGTAGGTTTTCAATACCTGCATCCCTCGACACCGTCGCCGGAAATATCTCCGCCGTTGCGCGCTCCAATTGCAGCGACCCCTTCGCCCTTCAGAGAACGAACACCTCTGCAAAATTTGGAAGACGGTTATTCGCAGCCGAACACGAATCACCTACCGAATTACCAGTTCCAAAGCCCCTACCAAAGTCCCTACCAAAGTCCTTATCCTTACCACATACCAGAACCTTCCGTCGTTTACCAAGCCCCTTTGTACGGCGAAAAATATCCCCGACCCGGTGACAGTGTGATTTATCAATCGCCGAGTAATTCAGTTTCCCAGCACTACCAGACGTCGGAGTCGCAAGCTTATCCTCAAGCATCCCAGCCGGGTTACGGTTCAAGTTTGAACAAAAGCTACCCCGAGTCCGGTAGTCGAACCGGAAATATCATCCGGGGCAGTGTTAATTATCCCGCGGGAGAGAAGGGGAAAGTTAATCCAGAATTCCCGGAATACGACGGCACTCATACCGTCAAGGACGGATTTCAGTATTACTTGAAGACACATTACCACGAAGAGGAACAGAAACAGCCtaacgaggatgaaaaaattggatccTTCGGGTACATCGACCCCTTCGGTATCCGTAGAGTTATTTATTACAAGGCCGATGCACAGCACGGATTTATTCataagaaaaataaccgaTACGTCGGGTTTCAGGCGACTCCATACGACCCCCAACTACCGACTCGATcctaa
- the LOC105692714 gene encoding uncharacterized protein LOC105692714 isoform X4, protein MTRHWIFLVSVFCLTAGEIEAQKSGWNLTPNTQYHIQTDEGPERYFRFQTLNGQYRKEKRLADGTVIGTEGWLDPLGYLRIKDYIADSQGYRILRSKMVYVGKERPIQDAVAISKKVPAQSGVLAKPRRPVNPFRQPALADLPGNSIVEANTVAPLRPTASSAVRNPVGFQYLHPSTPSPEISPPLRAPIAATPSPFRERTPLQNLEDGYSQPNTNHLPNYQFQSPYQSPYQSPYPYHIPEPSVVYQAPLYGEKYPRPGDSVIYQSPSNSVSQHYQTSESQAYPQASQPGYGSSLNKSYPESGSRTGNIIRGSVNYPAGEKGKVNPEFPEYDGTHTVKDGFQYYLKTHYHEEEQKQPNEDEKIGSFGYIDPFGIRRVIYYKADAQHGFIHKKNNRYVGFQATPYDPQLPTRS, encoded by the exons GTTTCGGTCTTCTGCTTAACCGCAGGGGAAATTGAAGCACAAAAAAGCGGTTGGAATTTAACCCCGAACACCCAGTACCACATCCAAACCGACGAAGGGCCTGAACGTTATTTCCGGTTCCAAACTCTCAATGGACAATaccggaaggaaaaaagactCGCCGATGGAACCGTCATCGGCACAGAGGGATGGTTGGATCCCTTGGGATACTTACGCATCAAGGACTACATAGCGGACTCCCAAGGATACAGAATATTGCG GTCCAAAATGGTCTACGTCGGTAAGGAAAGACCGATTCAGGATGCGGTCGCGATTTCCAAGAAGGTACCAGCCCAGAGTGGAGTCCTAGCGAAACCTAGAAGACCGGTCAATCCATtcag GCAACCCGCACTCGCTGATTTGCCGGGCAACAGCATCGTCGAGGCGAATACGGTAGCGCCTTTGAGACCAACCGCTTCATCGGCTGTTCGTAATCCCGTAGGTTTTCAATACCTGCATCCCTCGACACCGTCGCCGGAAATATCTCCGCCGTTGCGCGCTCCAATTGCAGCGACCCCTTCGCCCTTCAGAGAACGAACACCTCTGCAAAATTTGGAAGACGGTTATTCGCAGCCGAACACGAATCACCTACCGAATTACCAGTTCCAAAGCCCCTACCAAAGTCCCTACCAAAGTCCTTATCCTTACCACATACCAGAACCTTCCGTCGTTTACCAAGCCCCTTTGTACGGCGAAAAATATCCCCGACCCGGTGACAGTGTGATTTATCAATCGCCGAGTAATTCAGTTTCCCAGCACTACCAGACGTCGGAGTCGCAAGCTTATCCTCAAGCATCCCAGCCGGGTTACGGTTCAAGTTTGAACAAAAGCTACCCCGAGTCCGGTAGTCGAACCGGAAATATCATCCGGGGCAGTGTTAATTATCCCGCGGGAGAGAAGGGGAAAGTTAATCCAGAATTCCCGGAATACGACGGCACTCATACCGTCAAGGACGGATTTCAGTATTACTTGAAGACACATTACCACGAAGAGGAACAGAAACAGCCtaacgaggatgaaaaaattggatccTTCGGGTACATCGACCCCTTCGGTATCCGTAGAGTTATTTATTACAAGGCCGATGCACAGCACGGATTTATTCataagaaaaataaccgaTACGTCGGGTTTCAGGCGACTCCATACGACCCCCAACTACCGACTCGATcctaa